The window ACAGACTCATTCTGTGGAGACCCCTTATGGCTCCGTCACTTTCACTGTCTATGGCACCCCCAAACCCAAGCGTCCAGCGATCCTCACCTACCACGATGTAGGACTCAATTATAATACTTGCTTCAAGCCTCTGTTTGATTTCGGAGACAtgcaggaaattatcaagaacttTGTTCGGGTTCATGTGGAAGCCCCTGGCATGGAAGAGGGAGCACCTGTGTTTCCTTTGGGGTACCAGTATCCATCTTTGGACCAGCTTGCAGAAATGATCCCTATTATCTTGCAATACTTAAACTTCTCTACCATAATTGGAGTTGGAGTTGGAGCTGGAGCCTATATCCTGTCTCGATTTGCTCTTACAAACCCAGACCTAGTAGAAGGCCTTGTTCTCATCAACATCGATTGCAATGCTAAGGGATGGATGGACTGGGCTGCCCACAAGCTGACTGGCCTCACCTCCTCTATCCCTGAGATGATCCTTGAGCACCTCTTCAGTCAGGAAGAATTGTCTGGTCACTCAGAGCTGGTGCACCGGTATCGAGATATCATTATGCATGCTCCCAACATAGATAACGTTGAGCTCTTCTGGAACAGCTACAACAACCGCCGAGACCTGCACTTTGAACGTAGGGGTGATGCAACCCTCAAGTACCCTGTGATGCTTGTGGTGGGAGACCAGGCACCCTATGAAGATGCTGTGGTGGAATGTAACTCGAAGCTGGACCCAACCAAGACCTCTTTCCTCAAGATGGCAGATTCTGGAGGTCAGCCCCAGCTGACCCAGCCAGGCAAGCTGACCGAAGCCTTCAAGTATTTCGTTCAAGGCATGGGCTACATGGCATCTTCCTGTATGACCCGTTTATCCCGATCCCGAACTGCTTCCCTGACCAGTAGAGCTTCGATTGATAGCGGCCGTTCTCGAACCGTCTCTCAGAGCAGCGAGTCTGGGACTGTTCCTTCAGGGTCTCCAGGACATACTATGGAAGTCTCTAGTTgagcatccctccctccccttttgaaGAACCTGGCCCTCACCTCCCCCCAGTGCCCCAGCTCTAACCCAGGGGGGTATATAAGGGTGAttggccagagagagagagagagagagagagagagagagagagagagagagagatgggacagAATCTGCAGGGAGATGACTTTGACCTTTTGATTTCTACCCTAACCTTGACCTCTAACTTGTGCCCCCCTCCTTCACCGCCCCCCCCAACCCTGGGAGAGAGATCCTAATGTCTCTTAGGGACCCAGACCCGTGACTTTTCATTCCTGGATTGTCTCCTTATTTTGGAGGAAGACTTGGAGGGGACACGCTATTCCTTGATCCAGGAACCTTCAGATAAGGGAAGAGGGGTTGCTACATCCCAgctcagattctttttttctatcccaAGATGCACTATAATAAGGGCATCTGGGGGACCCACTGGGGATGGAGTTGCTAATGCTGATTCTGATTAATCCTTACTCCCCTAATGGGGATGGGTGTGTGAGTGACAGTATGAGTGTTTAGAAAGTTTATTGGGTATTCTGGGTCAGTCTAGGCCCTATGATTGTAATGGAGATGTCCAGAggatagaaaagaaatagaagtgtGGGAGGTGGTGAGTGTGAGTGAATGTGTAGGCTGGACCCGGGAGCAGGAGTAGGAAGGGAGTGGGAGCCGGGCTGCTTGGCTGCACTAACTCTATAGTTGTCAATTTTTATGGAGTGAGGTGGGGGGCCAGATCATGGTTTGCTGCTTGAGATTTGGCATGAGAGGTGGGCAGGATTGCCCAGGGAGCAGGGTAAGTGTCTTGGGGCCTCTGACCACATTATAGTAGAGGGGAAGTTACCCCCTTGTCCCCCACAACTCCCCTTATAACAATAAATTGtgtagacaagaaaaaaaaaacattagaattGGGAGACAAAAGGTCAGTTGGACTGTAAGAGACAATGATACCCAGTTGGTTTATTCACATGGTGTCATCTTAATTGTGCACAAATGGTTGTTTCAATGTTTGAGTTACTGTCATAGGATTTGGATGATGAACATTGCAAGTCATCTTTCCACATGTGTAGATTGAGGCTAGCTCAGCATTAGACTTGTAGTTGTGGTTTTCATTACTCTCTATAGCATATAGccttactctctctgtctctgtctctatctatctctgtctctgtctgtttctgtctgtctgtctctcttccccaccccctgctcTCTCTCTAACTCTTTacatttctcctctcctcccctcccccttcttccctttccatccAAACTTTTGTGGGGAAAACACTGACAATTAAAACACAAAGAGAACAAAACATGCCCAGTAATTCTAGGCTTTTCTTTAATCCTCTCATGTGAACTTTAACTTGGCCCCAATTCCCAGGGATGGCGTTTCATTTTCCTCTGGTTTCTGAAGTGGTGCAAAGGGCATAGAACTCAATGAGTCACAGAGGAGAAGAGTAATACAAAGATGAAGTTGGAAAGAAGAATTAGGCTTCCACCTGAAGCTACAATATAATCAGTGGCTATCTGTGGATTTAATTTAGGTCTTCTGATTAAGACACATGGGATTTAGGTATAAATTAGAAGCTGAAAGTAGATTCTCTGCATGAATTCATACAAATCTCTGGTAATGAAAGCAGAATATCTTACTTTGTCTTGATTTATGGATTACTAACCCCAATATAAATAAGGGGCCTAACCAAGTATATCAATTTCTCTCCAACTCAAAAGGTTAAAGATCTATTTTTCtggactttaaaaacaaaacatgctgAGAGTGAAGTACCAAGAGAATGGCTTATACCTCATTTGCAgagtgcttgtgtgtgtgtgcgtgtatggtATGAGCATGCATGTTGTTGTGTTAGTGTAGAGTGTGagtacatatgtttgtgtgtgtatgtatgtgtgtgattgGTTCTGACATTATGTTCAGCATCACAGAAGCCAATTTAGAAGGAAATGTCTTTGCACATGGCTTTGTCCAAGGCTCCCAAGGAAAATgtaaaatcattaaaatataattttctccttGTCCCTGCCCCACTTAGAGGAAAATGCTTTAAAGTTGCtgtctgtaagggctaaaattctaactagactgtctaaaaatctaatgagtggtcaccataaattataagctttagtaagagtttagacttttaaatatttattaaggagcataagaatttggtgaggagagagaaagaggccaaggttccttcatctatctattaaccgagccagcatctctgctccagccaagcTGAGGTACCAGGCAAAAAGAGAGACCCTGGcccccttctttgtcccagaagcctcctgccaaaacagaaacaggacacacacacacacacacacacacacacacacacacacacacacacacacctccaagttAATTGGATGGTAGCTTTAatcaacagtacccatgagcaaacatcacttcctgatgccaaggccacatggcttgtcctcaggtcagagctcacaaaatgttcctcccagcagggggcattattccaactctcaaaATGCCTACTCTCCATAGGGGTGGGGGTTGGAATATCTGGGAGCTCCTTCAAGAGCTTAAGCTTGAGAAGGATACCCTGATATTttacctcatcatttcccacccagATACTTTCCTGAGCTCAATGGTCTCCAGAAACTGATTTTTCATGATGAACTCTGAAACTCTCACAATTCTTACTTAGTACAAGGCCAAgtatatagtaggagcttaatggTGATTGAAAGCCTACTGTGCTCATTGTGTATTGATTACAGAAAAACCCATTCTACTTAGTAAAACAAGATAATACTTTACAGAAATAGATGTGTGTCAGGGCACCTAATTAGGAAGCAACTGTGATACTTTAGGTTAGAAGTACTCAGACCCTAAACTATGATTATAGCATTGAGAGTAGAGAGAAGGACATTTCAGCAATAAATGTTGATGTATAATTGAAAAGAATCAACAGGCAACTGATCAGATATGGAGATTGAGGAACAATAAATATTCCTAGGTGAAACTAAAACCAAGGAAGAAGAGACTATATTTCTAGTAAGATAGGTTAGACAGAGGGCAGATAGCTGatg is drawn from Dromiciops gliroides isolate mDroGli1 chromosome 2, mDroGli1.pri, whole genome shotgun sequence and contains these coding sequences:
- the LOC122741609 gene encoding protein NDRG2-like, which produces MAELQEVHITEEKPLLPGQTPETNKEAELAARILLDQGQTHSVETPYGSVTFTVYGTPKPKRPAILTYHDVGLNYNTCFKPLFDFGDMQEIIKNFVRVHVEAPGMEEGAPVFPLGYQYPSLDQLAEMIPIILQYLNFSTIIGVGVGAGAYILSRFALTNPDLVEGLVLINIDCNAKGWMDWAAHKLTGLTSSIPEMILEHLFSQEELSGHSELVHRYRDIIMHAPNIDNVELFWNSYNNRRDLHFERRGDATLKYPVMLVVGDQAPYEDAVVECNSKLDPTKTSFLKMADSGGQPQLTQPGKLTEAFKYFVQGMGYMASSCMTRLSRSRTASLTSRASIDSGRSRTVSQSSESGTVPSGSPGHTMEVSS